A single Chanos chanos chromosome 8, fChaCha1.1, whole genome shotgun sequence DNA region contains:
- the LOC115818378 gene encoding claudin-10-like: MCRRLVQIFGCVLATVGWAFVASTLAMDYWRVSQTGDQGGSAAIGVAWYWSSLWKDCYVNSVAVVNCVDFEVLWSVESYVQGVRGLLITGLTLSLLATAFSIVGLECTVIGGDKRNNDRMLLTAAVLHFVGGVSDIAGYCLYINSVVSTVVHGGILSFSQISDSAPHSRRRPILSQMEQSTKTQVQTSHTPKITIKIKTINTVQTIHSFQKCYTLKTRHTVHVIRQNRETLHHFQGVQRF, encoded by the exons ATGTGCAGAAGACTGGTCCAGatatttggctgtgttttggcCACTGTGGGCTGGGCGTTTGTGGCCAGCACACTGGCCATGGACTACTGGAGGGTGTCTCAGACTGGGGACCAAGGAGGATCAGCTGCAATTGGAGTGGCCTGGTACTGGTCCAGCCTGTGGAAGGATTGCTACGTCAACTCAGTCGCTGTCGTCAACTGTGTGGACTTCGAGGTGCTGTGGTCTGTTGAAT cATACGTCCAAGGAGTGAGGGGTTTGCTGATCACCGGGCTGACGTTGAGTCTGCTGGCCACAGCGTTTTCCATCGTGGGGCTGGAGTGCACTGTTATTGGAGGCGACAAACGTAATAACGACCGGATGCTTCTAACGGCCGCCGTGCTCCATTTCGTTGGCG GTGTCTCGGACATCGCCGGTTATTGCCTGTACATAAACAGTGTTGTGTCCACAGTTGTCCAT GGTGGAATACTCTCCTTCAGTCAGATATCCGACAGTGCCCCTCACTCAAGGAGACGGCCCATACTCTCCCAGATGGAACAGTCCACCAAGACTCAAGTCCAGACCTCCCACACTCCCAAGATCACCATCAAGATCAAGACCATCAACACAGTCCAGACAATCCACTCATTCCAAAAATGCTACACACTCAAGACTAGACACACAGTCCATGTTATACgccaaaacagagagacactccACCATTTCCAGGGAGTCCAGAGGTTCTAA